The Eleginops maclovinus isolate JMC-PN-2008 ecotype Puerto Natales chromosome 3, JC_Emac_rtc_rv5, whole genome shotgun sequence genome includes a region encoding these proteins:
- the tpi1b gene encoding triosephosphate isomerase B — MSRKFFVGGNWKLNGDKKSLGELMDTMNAAKVDPNVEVVCGAPSIYLDFVRSKLDAKFGVAAQNCYKVAKGAFTGEISPAMIKDCGVNWVILGHSERRHVFGESDELIGQKTAHALESGLGVIACIGEKLDEREGGITEKVVFAQTKVIADNVKDWSKVVLAYEPVWAIGTGKTASPLQAQEVHDKLRAWLKANVSEAVANSVRIIYGGSVTGGTCKELASQKDVDGFLVGGASLKPEFIEILNAKA; from the exons ATGAGCAGGAAATTCTTCGTCGGTGGAAACTGGAAGTTGAATGGAGACAAGAAGAGCCTCGGGGAGCTCATGGACACCATGAACGCAGCCAAGGTGGACCCCAATGTCG AGGTTGTGTGCGGCGCTCCCTCCATCTACCTGGACTTCGTCAGGTCCAAACTGGATGCTAAGTTCGGGGTTGCTGCTCAGAACTGCTACAAAGTCGCCAAGGGAGCCTTCACTGGGGAGATCAG CCCTGCGATGATCAAGGACTGTGGAGTGAACTGGGTGATCCTGGGACACTCTGAGAGACGCCACGTCTTCGGAGAGAGTGATGAG CTCATTGGTCAGAAGACAGCCCACGCTCTGGAGAGTGGTCTCGGTGTGATCGCCTGCATCGGCGAGAAGCTGGACGAGAGGGAGGGCGGGATCACCGAGAAGGTCGTCTTTGCTCAGACCAAGGTCATCGCAG ATAACGTAAAGGACTGGAGCAAGGTCGTGCTTGCTTATGAGCCCGTGTGGGCCATCGGCACCGGGAAGACAGCCTCCCCACTGCAG GCTCAGGAAGTTCACGACAAGCTGAGGGCGTGGTTGAAGGCCAACGTTTCTGAGGCTGTAGCCAACTCTGTGAGGATCATCTACGGAG GCTCTGTGACCGGCGGTACCTGCAAGGAGCTCGCCTCCCAGAAGGACGTTGACGGTTTCCTCGTCGGCGGAGCCTCCCTGAAGCCCGAGTTCATCGAAATCCTCAACGCAAAGGCATAA